The Nodosilinea sp. PGN35 genomic sequence CAACAGGTGATGACCTATGGACAGCATGAACAACGACAACAGGAACGGCAATCAGAACTCATCCCTGGCTTTGACCCCAGAGCAGTGGGAGAGCGTATTGGAAACCGTGTTGCAGAGCAGCTTAGAGCCGCTACGGGCCGAGATTTGCGTCAACACGCAGCGGGTGCTGCACCTCGAAGACCAAATTCAGACCTTGGGGGAAGATTTAGCGATGTGGCCGCAGCACTGGAACCAGAGCTTGGGGCTCTTGGTCGCGCAATTGCAGCGTATCGTCAGCGACGAGACCTCCTCCGATGCACAGGCGACCTTGCAGGAGCAGTTGCGGCTGTTAATTGCGGCCTTGAGCAGTTGGAACGGTCAGCTCAAGACCGAGTTGGTCTTGCAGCAGCAGTTGATCGCGTCGTTGGAGCGATGGGAAGAGCGGTTGGACGAGAGCCGCAAAAGCTAGATGCCCCGGAACCGCCAAAGGTAAATTCGAGGGAGCAGTTTTTAGCGAGGTGGGAGCGCTACTCAGCGGGGTTACCATCAGCAAGTCTGGAGCTGCGGGTAGCCCAGCGGGCACTGCGGGATGGGTATTCGCCTAAGGAGGTAACGCTGATGCTGGTGGCGGGGAGTGAGACGGTGAGGTTGATCCATGACAAACAGGGGAAGAAGGAGGCTATGAACTATGCGGCCCATGTAGTTCGGATGGCTGGGCAGCAGCAGATGCCGTCTTCTAAACGGAAAGGCTGGGCTATGGAAATAGGAGATTAGCAGGATCGTGGCTATTAGGCCACTGCGAGAAACCTAAAGAAAACCCGGAATTCTAAGGAGTAGCCCCACAAGGCAAGCAAGCTCTGAAGAGTATTACGCTGCTTGGGTTATGTATAGCAGCCGAGGGTTTCAGTCCATTCAAGAACAACTGACGGGATTGCCGTGACGCCTGTTTCTTTAGTGATCACCAGCTATGACCGCGATCGCTACCTAGCTGCTGCGATCCAGAGCGTTTTGGCTCAAACGCACTCAAACTTTGAGCTTTTAATCTGGGATGACGGCTCAACGGATGGCTCTGTAGCGGTAGCTCAGGCCTACGCCCAACAAGATTCTCGAATTCGAGTGATCGCGGCACCGCATCAGGGGCTTTCGATGTCGCTCAGTCAGGCGATCGCCTCAACGACCCATCATCCCTACCTGGGCTGGGTGGATAGCGACGACCAGCTAGCTCCCACTGCCCTGGCCGAAACCGTTGCCATTTTGGATGCGCAGCCCCAGACGGGCATGGTCTACACCGACTACCGCATCATTGATGCTGAGGGAGAGTTGCGGGGCAAAGGACGCCATTGCCAGATCCCGTATTCGCCGCAGCGGCTGCTGGTAGAGTTCATGACCTTCCACTTTCGCCTGCTGCGGCGATCGCGCTACGAGCAGGTCGGTGGCATTGATCCCACCTTTGAACGGGCCGAAGATTACGATCTGTGCCTGCGGCTTTCTGAGGTGACAGACATTGTTCACCTGCCGCGTCCCCTGTACTTTTATCGCCAGCACGAGGGCAACGTTACCCATGACGACCTGGAGATGCTGCGTTGGACCCATCGCGCTAGCACCCAAGCTCTTCATCGACGGGGTCTGGCGGATCGCTACGAGATTCGGGTGCGCAGCGAATTGATGCTGCAACTCAAGCCTGAGGCGTTGCCACTGGTGTCGATTATCATCCCCTGCTACAACGCCGAAACGACAATCGAGACCTGCTTAAAAAGCTGCTTTGAGCAGAGCTATCCCCGCCTCGAAATTGTGGTGGTCAATAACAACTCAACTGATGGCACCGCAGCTCAGCTAGCCCAGCAGCAAGCCGTAGCTCCCTATCCACTGCGCATAATTGATTGCTCCACCCAAGGAGCCAATCCTGCTCGCATTGAGGGTTTACGACAAGCCCAAGGCGACTATATTCAATGGCTGGATGCCGATGACCAGCTCGCGCCAGATAAGATTCAGCGACAGGTGATGGCGTTAGAGCGAGAGTCCCGCTATGACCTGGCCTATGGCGATTGGCAGTGGTGTGTGTATGCTCAGCAGCGCTTGGTTTACCGGCAGATGTTCGTTGGTGAGCCCTACACCGATTGGCTCTTGCAATGCCTGATGGATAACTGGCAGCCGCCCCATACCTATCTTTGGCGGCGGCAGGCGGCAGACAGATTGCAAACGCTCTCGGCTTGGCATCCGCAAACGCCAGTGGCGATGGACAGAGAATACGCTACGCGGGCGGCTTTGGCTGGGATGCAGCCGCTGTATGTGCCGGAGTCGCTGGTAGCTTATAACACGGGGCTGTCTCCCAGCCAGATTACGCGATCGACGCCCTATGCGGTGCGGGTGCAAAGCTTGCGTAAGATGTTCGAGCGCTTTCGGCAGCAGGCGGCACAGCATGACGAGTTGGAACTGGCTCATCGGTTTTTGCTGAACCAGAGCTGGGATCTGTGGCAGCCCAACTTTGAGCTGATTGGGCAGGCGGAGCAGGTGTGCTGGCTACGGCATCACGAGACTGAGGCCACGATGATGCTGCGGGATGCGGCGGCGCGGATTGTGCAAACCTGGTTGACCTTACCAGGTGCTTACACTCTGGAAGATCAGGCGAGGCGGATCGTGCTGCAATTGTGGCAAGACACCGTGGTGAGTATTCAACAGACGAGCGGCCTCAAGGCAGCGTTAGATGCCAAGGGGGTTGCCCATGCTTTAGCGCAGGTCGTGGGGCTTGTCGCTGGGGTAAGTGAGCATCCTCCGGTCGCCAAAACCGATCTGCACCTGGAGCCGGAGCTAGTGGCACTGATGCAGGGTTGCCCGCTCTACACACCGCTGTTTGGCGAGCACCGCTTGAAGGTACACACCGTCCTGGATTCGCTGCGGCAACAGGGTTGGTTAAAGCGGCCACAAGACGCTGAGGCATTGCGGTCATCCGCTGCTCAATCGGTTGAGTAATTCTGATACCGTCCTGGGGCAGTGCCGCCAGCCTTACTTTCCAGACAGGTGCGCCTCTGCTTGGCGAATCAGGTCTTCGGCATATTGCTGTTCTGCGGGCGTGGGATGGTTGGCTAGGGCTTGCTCAGCATACTCAATTACTCCTGGCATATTGCCGTGGTAGGCGGCTTGCACGGCACCCAAGATCAGATAGGAGGGCGTATTGGGCTGCAAGTCAATGGACTGCAAGGCCAAGGTTTCGGCCTGCCGATAGCGCTGTTGATCGTAAGCCGCTGCCGCCAGTTCATATAAGGCCGCTGCCCGTCCGGTGTGGTAGTGCTCCAGCGATCGCCACGGGGTACCACGGGTCCAGCGATCACCGATGATTTCAAACTGCTCGGCGGCTACCGGCCACTGCTGCGCCATAGCGGCGTCATAGGCGTAGTAGTAGCGCATGCGTTGGTTGTCGGGGTAGGCGGCAAAGATGCGGGCATAGGTCGCTTCGACCTGGGGCCACACATCCGGCTGCTGCAAATAACCGGGGATATCGCCATCAATTTCGCGATGAATGTAGAGGGCAATGGTCCCCAACATCGGCTTGTTGGCTGATTTGGAGCGACGATCAACCTCATCAGCAAAGGCCCGCAGACGAGCCTCGCTGCCTTGCCACTGGGGCAAGAGACTCATGGCTTTCATACCCCAGAGTTCGATGTGGGCTGGGTTCGCTGCCAGACCGCGATTGTAATAGTCTTGCCAGATCGATTCGGGCTGTCCCAGTCCCCGCGCGACCAGCAGCAGTGCAGCCCACACGTTGGGGTCTTGAGGATTCAGCTGTGCAGCGGTCTCTAGCTCTACCTGGGCTTGTTGGATGAGTTCACGAAAGGGTGCCCAGGCTTCTGGCGGAACTCTGCTGGCGACGCTTTCGCCCCGATGCTCCCAAGCTTGATGGATCAGCAGCTGACCGCGAATCAGGTGGGGAATATGGGAGCTAGGATAGGCGGTGCTCCACTGATCCAGCACTTGCATACTGTGGTCAAACTGCTCCTGGTCGGCGGCGGTCAGAGTTTTATCGTCGTGGGCAGGTGGTTCGCCCAGGTCGCGGTAAAGGCGGCTGAGGTAGGCCGAGGCGAGTTCGTCAGTGCGTTCGCGCTGTAGGCTTTGATTGATGAAGGTCTCGAGTTTGGCGAAGTCGCGATCGCCATACAGTAGGGTATTCCAGCTTTCGGTGTCTTCTACAATGCTGTAGCGGGCTAGTAATGCTGGCGCGGTCGAGGACTCAACGGCTACGTGCTGTGCTACGGTCGCTTGGGCTGGGTTGAAGACTCCTATTTGGGCCAGTTTGGTTAAACTACAGCCGGGGAGAAGAAGCAGGGTGCCCAAAAGGAAGACGGGCGCTAGAGACCGTTGCTGCGGCATGGATTGGTGGTAGAGATGGCTGCACTAGCTTAGCCACGCCTACAGGCTGAAACCTTGAGTGATGTTACCGGAGTTGTGGCAGATCCACGGCTACTTAATTCATCCACCATAGCGACCAGTCGGCCACGGGCATCGTAGATCGACTGGGTAGCCTGCCCATTGGCGTCGCGGCGGCTCACCGGGTTGTTATCAAAATCATAGCGGGTGAGCTGTTCAGTGCCATCGGGGAGGATGGTTTTGACCAGGCGGTTGCGGCTGTCGTAGAGATAGCGGGTTTGGCGACCGATGGGGTCAGTGGTAGCAACTAAGTTGCCTGCTTTGTCGTAGGTCTGGGTTGAAATCGGCGAGGTGAGTAGCCCTGCGCCATCGGGGTCGGCCTCTGTGGTTTGAACGGCCCGGTTCATGGAGTCATAGATAAAGAAGGCAAAGGATTCAGTTGCTACTTCCAAGATACTCTTGTCAATGATGACGGTTTGTCTCGATATGACTTGAGCATTTAAACAAATGAACTTTGCAGACAACTAAAAACCAGACCAACTATTCCAGACGAGATGCCTGGCAATGCAACTAGTTTGGTAGTGAAATAATTTCAGGTGACGTATTTTAACCTCAGTTCGGGATAAGGAAAGGAGGGGCTCTGTAAGCTGAAATCACCTAAACGATTCAGCAGGCCCCCCTATGGACAGTCTAGAAGAGCTGTTTTGCCATATCGATGATTTCTGCTGTCAGTTCGAGCCGAAATGGCACTCCTTGCTGCTGGGTGAAGGCGTTCAGCACCGTCAGCGCCAGCGATCACTAAGCTTGAGCGAGATCATGACAATCTTGGTGAGCTTCCATCAGCAGCACTATCGAAACTTCAAAGCGTTCTACTGCAAGCATGTCTGTGTGCACTGGCGAGAGGCCTTTCCTAGCCTGGTCAGCTACAACCGCTTTGTGGAATGGATGCCGTCGGCTCTGCTGCCCTTGTGCGTGTACCTGAAGCACTGTTTTGGTGCTTGTAGCGGCATCAGCTTCATCGATAGCAGTAGTCTCAAGGTGTGCCATAACCGTCGGATTCGACGCCACAAGGTGTTTCGTGGCTTGGCGGCCCAGGGCAAAACCTCAGTTGACTGGTTCTTTGGCTTCAAGCTCCACCTAGTGGTCAATGACCAAGGGGAGTTGCTCAACATCCAAATCACGCCGGGCAATACCGACGACCGCAAGCCTGTCGAAGACTTGCTTCAAGGCCTCTATGGCAAGGTCTTTGCTGACCGGGGCTATGTCTCCAAAGCACTCGCACAACGGCTCTTGGAGACCTGTGGCATCGAGTTCTTTGCCAAACCCAGACGCAACATGAAAAACCACTTGATGCGGCTCACCGACAAATTACTGGCTCGCAAGCGAGCCATCGTCGAAACCGTCATTGACCAGCTCAAGAACATCTCCCAGATTGAGCATTCTAGGCATCGCAGCCCCACCAACTTCATGGTCAACGTCATCTGTGGCTTGATTGCCTACTGCCATCAGCCCAAGAAGCCCTCGCTCAATCTTGACTTCGCTCTTCCACCAGCGGCTTAACCCGAACTCAGGTTATTTTAATTATGCAAGCATTAGACGAGAAAATTATTTTATTTGAATTTTGAGATTTCTGCTATGTATGTCATAACATCATCAATCTGACTTGTTTCCAACAAAGCTTGCTCTTTCGAGAAGATTCCTTCAAATGAACTACAAGTCAAATCCAGGGCTTCAGAATAATCCCTCCAGTCTTGAGGATCTTCAAAAAAAGTCAACACAAATGCTTTCTTTGTCAATGGATAAATATGCTTTGCAGATTCTTTTATTTTTTCGATATCCAAATTATTTTGAACGATAATTTGGCTCGATAAAATGGTCTTCCAGTAAAGGCCAGGCACTTTTCTAAAAGGATTTCGACCAACCCATGACTCAATTATATTCTTACCCATCACTCTATTCACTTTGTTCCTATGAATTCTCTCTTCTTCCTCGCAAATACATCCAAAATAAATGCTTACTTCGGATATTCTTTCTATCAAAGCATCTATTGTAGAATTGAATGGAAAAGTAAAATTATCAACATAGAGGACAGCATAGTCTTCTCTAAGTAGAATATGGTATCGGCAAATATTTGATGATAGAAAGTATTTCTGAGGTGGTTGGCTTAGTATAAGTTCAACACTTTCTTCATCAAAAGCAATTATTTCTTTTGATTCAGGCTCTTCTTCCTCACTGTAAAAAACAGGCTTGAAGGGAGCAGGCAATGCGCAGACAAAATTAATAATCTCCTCAACCTGACCTTTCGTAAAATAAAATAAAGCAATTAGCATAAACACCTCCTTAATTACTGCGGACCCAGATCCGAACGTCGAATGATTTGGTCGAATGATTCTTGAGCACTTCTCGATACGCGGGTGTTTTCTCCAGTTATCAAAATGGAAGTCCTGCCTGATACTCGCGCCGCATCAGTTTGTATTCGTATCTGCTGTGTATTAGAAACTCTTTGTGTATCTTTGATTTCGACCGAGATGTCATCTGTTAGAGCATCAGGAACTGAATAGCCTTCTGGAGAAGCGACTCTCTGAGTGTTTTTTGTCAAGCCAAGCTCATCTAAGATTCTAGCTTCTGAAGCTTGTCCACGCTGCAAATCCGCTGCACTTTCAAAAAATGGCTGCGATAACCAATCGGGAGCATCACTCGGTATCCCAGGAAGAAAGCCATCGACATCAGGCTGTGCGCCTTCTCCAAACCCATCAGGGAATAAGTCTCTAATATCAATAGGTGGAGCCTGTAAAACCTCATCCCAATCCAGCGATGGAAGAGGAAGCTTGTTCCAGATGGGGCTATTGGAATCTAAATCTGGATTATAACCACTGGTGACGGTTGCAAGACACTGTTGGAAAAAGTCCTCAGCGCCATTGATAAGACTCCTGTAGTCATCGTCCGTTAGGCGCGTCTCCTTTGGTTGTAATACGCTGTAGCCTACAATCGCAGCTACTCCAACAACGGCAAGAGGAATTGCATAAGCAACTGCGAGCTGTCCATCGGGGTCAGTAAAGTTTGTCGGACTATTAAAGACATAACGGTAAAGGTTGGCATCCCCTGCCTCAAAGCCCAGGGGGTCTTCCCCAACAAACGTGCCGACTGCCGGGTCGTAGTACCGAGCCCGGTACTGCATCAACCCCGACTCCTCATCCAACTCCCGCCCGGTATAGCCAAAGCGGAAGTCAAGAGCCGGATTGCTCTCCCCCGTCACCTTCCCAAAACTGTCATAAGTAGTGTGGTTGAGCACCGTGCCCGTGTTGTTGATCACATCGCGCACGCTACCTTGATGATCGCCCAACGCCCAGCGCGTTTGACCAACGGTCTCCTCCGCTAACACCTGGTCAATCTGCGGCCCGTGGAAATAGCGATGGGTGAGGTTGCCCGCTCCGTCAAACACCAGAGCAATATGGCTGCCGTCATAGACGAAGTGCTCCTTATTAGCCGCGCCAGCCCCGGCTCCATCGGCATCCATGACGCTGCTCAGACGACGATTGTAGACATCGTAGGCATAGAGCACCGTCTGAGTAACCGTGCCTGCCCCATCCTTCGAGACCACCCCGGTCAATCGATTGCGGTAGTCCCAGGTGTACTCTGTCGCCTCGCCCGTGGCTACCTCTACCCGCCGGGTGCGATTGCCCTCGTTGTCATACTCATAGCTGTAGGTACCATCACTCAGCAGCCGGTTATGATCACCCGTGGTATAACTCGTGCGATTGCCTGTCGCGTCGTAGTTATAGGCTTCATCACTCTGGTAGCTATGGTCGCTGTTGGTCAGCTCGTAGCGATCGTTGTAGCTGTAGTTGCTCGTGCCATCAGGAGTTGTGAGCTGCGTCAGCCGGTTCGCCGCATCGTAGGTGAAGCCATAGTCAGCAATGACGATAGCCCCACGCTGATGGGTCAAATCCGTCAACCGCCCCGCCAAATCGTAGCCGTAGCTCGTCCCTGCAATCACCTGAGTGCCCGTCAGGCTACCGTATCGGCTGAGCCCTGTCATCTGGCTGGCGGCATCGTAAGCCATCTCCACCCGTTTCGCGGCCACACCAGCCCCGCTTTGGGTCATCTTGGTCACTCGGTTGAGCGCATCGTAGCTCGCGGTCTCAGTCCCCGCCTGAACACCGTTAATCGTGTCGGTGACCGTCGTCAGGTTATTGACGGCATCGTAGCCGTAGCTCAGCACCACGCTGGGTACTCCGGGTGTCCCAGCGTTGGTTACGCTGGTCAATCGACCGGCTAGATCATAGGTGTAGGCATAGGTAGAGACTGGGTCACTAGCTGCCGTCAGTTGGCTGGCGGCATCGTAGGTCAAGGTTTGGGCACGCAGTAAATTGCCCTGCCCGTCTAGCCATTGCTCCTGGGTTTGCCGGTTGAGCGCGTCGTAGGTGAAGGCCTGCTTGCGCCCATTGCGGTCAATCAGACTCGTCACATTGCTGGTGGCATCGTAGCCATAGCGGCGGGTCAAGGCTTGGCCATCAACCGTAATCGTCTCTGTCTCCAGACGCTCTAGCGCATCGTAGGTAAACGTGGTCAGGTTGCCCGACGCATCGCTGAGGCTAGCTAGATTGCCCACCCCGTCATAGGTCATTTGGGTAGTTTCTCCCAAGGCATCAATGACCTGAGTTTGGCGGTAGAGAGCGTCGTAGCCATACTGAGTGGTGTTGCCCAGGGCATCGCTCTCCGCACTCAGGTTCCCAATCACGTCGTAGGCCCGGCTGGTACTGTGCCCGAGGGGATCGATAATCTGAGTGAGCAGATTGCGATTGTCGTAGCGGAACGTTGTGGTGCGGTTCAGTTCATCGGTGACTGCCGTGATGTTGCCCTCGGCATCGTAGGTAGTGGTGCTGTCATCGCCCAGGGCATTGACCATAGTGACCTGCCGGTTCAGCGGGTCATAGGCGTAGGTCGTGGTGCGGTTGAGGGCATCGGTGACGCGGGTTAGGTTGTCATTGGCGTCGTAGCCAAAGATGGTGCTGTGGTTGAGCGGGTCGGTGGTCTGAACGAGGCGATTTAGTGCATCGTAGTTATAGGTCGTGGTGCGGTTGAGTTCATCGGTGGTGCTGAGGCGATTGTTGGCCCCATCGTAGGTGTAGGTGGTAGTGCCCCCCATCGCATCGGTAATCTGGGTTAGGCGATTCCGCGCATCGTAGGCAAAGGCCGTGGGGTTGCCGCGCTCGTCGAGACGGCTGGTGAGGTTATTGGCTTTGTCATAGCCAAAGGTGGCGACCCCATCTAAGGCATCGGTGGTCTGGGTGAGGCGATTGAGGTCATCGTAGGCGTAGCGCGTGGCATGGTCATTTTGGTTGGTAACCCGAGTCAGGTTGTTGACGGCGTCGTAGCGGTATTGTGTGCTTTGCTCTAGCGCGTCAATTTGGCGAGTTAAGCGGTTACGACTGTCGTAGACAAACGTGGTGCGTTGGTCCAGTGGGTCAATGGTGGCAATGACGTTATTGTCGAAGTCGTATTGGAACCGAGTTTTGTTGCCCTCGGCATCAAAGAACGCGATCTGGCGATTGCGACTGTCGTACTGGTATTGAACCTGACGCCCCAGGCGATCTACAACGCTGATCAGATTCCCTGACAAATCGTAGTTATATTTGGTGCGGTTATTTTTGGCGTCAACCGTTTCAGCTAAGCGGTTTTGCTTGTCATAAACGTATTGAGTCAGGTTGCCACGGGCATCGGTCATAGTCGCCAAGTTGCCCCTGGCATCGTAGGTAAAGCTAGTGACTGGGGCGGTTAGCAGACCGGCTCCATCGGGGTCAGGTTCAGTAATTTGAACAACCCGGTTCAACGTGTCATAGACGTATTGAGTTCGATGTCCATTCTCATCAAGAAAGGCTGTTAGGTTGCCCGCCACATCATATTCAAACTGCCGCTGAGCCTCCACATTGTTAACACCCACCGCAAAGGTAATACGAGTCACCAAGCCCTGGGCGTTGTAGTCGTAGTCAATGACATTGCTTAAAGGATTTGTGATGGTATCGACCAGACCATTCGAGGTATAGGTATAGCTCGTCACCACATCATCGGTTTCTCCATTGGCCGCCGAGTCAACCGCCCCCACCACCTGGGTCATCGCCAACCGATTCCCCGTCGTCCCATCTACCGCATAGAGCGTCTGCCGCCCCAGCTCATCCGTCATGCTGGTGAGCTGGTTAAATACCGCATCGTAGGTATAGCGCCGCGCCCCCACCTGCGGAGCCGCATCCACCCCTACCGCATTACTCAGACGCACAAACAGCTCTGACGAGCTGGCCTCTGCCAGATCGGCATCGCCATCTAAATCTAAATCCGCCAAAAACACCGCGCCATTGCTAAAGGCAAGTGGTCTGTAGTCAGCCCGATTCTGCGGCTTAAACGTACCATCCGCCTCGCCCAGCAGCAGCAGCGTGCGGTTAGACGCATTGACCACCACATCAAGCTGGCCATCCGCATTCACATCTCCTAGGTTGAGCTTAGACGACGAGTCGTAGAGCCCTGGAGAATCTACCCTCACCGCAGGAGCGCCAGCTTGGGCCAAAAAGACTGACACATAACCACGATCCAGGTCGGTTCCCTGATGTCGAATATTCAAACTTTGAGTTACAACTACGTCTTGCCGACCATCCTGATTGAGATCAACTACCTGCGCGGCAGCAATACTGCCACTAAAGCTGTCGAGCTGACTATACTCCGAGCCACCGTCGAGGTCATACTCAGCCACTACCGCCACACTGCCATCAGGTCGCAGCGAAAACGCAGACAGATATTTGAACTCTCGTTCATCAACCGTCTCGGTGCGCTCCCAGATAAACTCGTCGCGGCCATCGTTATTGACATCACCTACGGCCAGCAAATTACTGTAGAAGGGGAGATTAGTGAGATTAACCTGGGTGAACGCCCCCGTACCCGCCGCGTTATTGAGCAGCAGCTTAGACGAGGAGCTGTTGTTCAAGAGAACGTCTAGCTTGCCATCGCCGTTGAAATCTCCGAGCGCTAAACGGTCAACAAAGATACCCGCATCGATCGACTCCAGCGTGCCCAAGTCAGCAGTGCCATCGCCTTTGAGAATCCACAGTTTAAGGTGAGGGCTGCCCAAGGTGGCAAAGCGGGCAGCAAAAACAATATCCTGGAAGCCATCGCCGTTGATATCACCAATTTCTATATCAGCCCCATCGGGGCCAATGATACTGCGAACTAACGGGGGTACAAAGGTGCCGCCGCCGCCATAGGCAATGGATAGATCACCATTGTTTTGAAATCCAACAAAATCTAGCAGGCCGTCGCCATTGAGATCAGCCAACGTTTTTGCTCGCTCTGAGAAGGCCGAGTTGACCGCCAAGACAGAATCAGCCTGGGAAGAACCGCTGAACTTAGCCTCTAGCCGCCCATCAATATTTTCCAAAAAGATGTTGTTTTCACCGGCACTAATAGCGTCGAGTTGGCCATCTTGATTAACGTCACCGATGGCAATAGCCGCGGGATTTTGCCCCGACTGATAGTCAACCCGGTTAGAGAACGTGCCATCGCCATCGTTGTAGAGCACCGTAACGGTGTTGTCGCCATAGCTGGTGTTAACAATGTCGATCGCGCCATTGCCGTCAATATCAGCTGTTTTGAGACTGGCAATCCCTAGTTTGTAGAGATCGATATTGTCAGAGTCATAGACGGAGGAGCTATAATCCCCGACATCGTACAGCGCTGCTGCACTGAATCCACTCTGGCCATTGGATAGAGAAACCGCGACTTGATCGGTGGCTTCATCAATAGCAATTACATCCTTCTGACCATCGCTATTAACATCTTCAAAGAGAACTTGAGAGTCGGAGATATCGACACCTAGGCTATAACGTGCAGGAGTTAAAAAAGTACCATCTCCAGCGCTTAGATGAACCTCAAACGCCTCGTTGTTTGGAATACTTCCATTGAGCAACAGCACGTCGTCATTGCCATCTTGGTTGACATCAAACGACCAAACTGGCGATTGGGGCAAGCCATAGTAGGTATTTGTGTTTAGGGCAATATTGGGTGTACCAAACGTGTTATTGCCTGTGTACAAAAAGGTTTGAATAATCGGCGCTCCTGCTCCATCAAAGCCGTATTGGACAATGGCATCCAAATCGCCATCGCCATCGAGGTCGCCGAGCTGAATTTCGCTGCGATAATATTCAGGCCCCGTCACCAAAACAGCCTCAGCAAAGGTGCGGTTGCCTTGGTTAAA encodes the following:
- a CDS encoding RHS repeat protein codes for the protein MEVATESFAFFIYDSMNRAVQTTEADPDGAGLLTSPISTQTYDKAGNLVATTDPIGRQTRYLYDSRNRLVKTILPDGTEQLTRYDFDNNPVSRRDANGQATQSIYDARGRLVAMVDELSSRGSATTPVTSLKVSACRRG
- a CDS encoding DUF4034 domain-containing protein yields the protein MPQQRSLAPVFLLGTLLLLPGCSLTKLAQIGVFNPAQATVAQHVAVESSTAPALLARYSIVEDTESWNTLLYGDRDFAKLETFINQSLQRERTDELASAYLSRLYRDLGEPPAHDDKTLTAADQEQFDHSMQVLDQWSTAYPSSHIPHLIRGQLLIHQAWEHRGESVASRVPPEAWAPFRELIQQAQVELETAAQLNPQDPNVWAALLLVARGLGQPESIWQDYYNRGLAANPAHIELWGMKAMSLLPQWQGSEARLRAFADEVDRRSKSANKPMLGTIALYIHREIDGDIPGYLQQPDVWPQVEATYARIFAAYPDNQRMRYYYAYDAAMAQQWPVAAEQFEIIGDRWTRGTPWRSLEHYHTGRAAALYELAAAAYDQQRYRQAETLALQSIDLQPNTPSYLILGAVQAAYHGNMPGVIEYAEQALANHPTPAEQQYAEDLIRQAEAHLSGK
- a CDS encoding IS982 family transposase, translating into MDSLEELFCHIDDFCCQFEPKWHSLLLGEGVQHRQRQRSLSLSEIMTILVSFHQQHYRNFKAFYCKHVCVHWREAFPSLVSYNRFVEWMPSALLPLCVYLKHCFGACSGISFIDSSSLKVCHNRRIRRHKVFRGLAAQGKTSVDWFFGFKLHLVVNDQGELLNIQITPGNTDDRKPVEDLLQGLYGKVFADRGYVSKALAQRLLETCGIEFFAKPRRNMKNHLMRLTDKLLARKRAIVETVIDQLKNISQIEHSRHRSPTNFMVNVICGLIAYCHQPKKPSLNLDFALPPAA
- a CDS encoding glycosyltransferase; translation: MTPVSLVITSYDRDRYLAAAIQSVLAQTHSNFELLIWDDGSTDGSVAVAQAYAQQDSRIRVIAAPHQGLSMSLSQAIASTTHHPYLGWVDSDDQLAPTALAETVAILDAQPQTGMVYTDYRIIDAEGELRGKGRHCQIPYSPQRLLVEFMTFHFRLLRRSRYEQVGGIDPTFERAEDYDLCLRLSEVTDIVHLPRPLYFYRQHEGNVTHDDLEMLRWTHRASTQALHRRGLADRYEIRVRSELMLQLKPEALPLVSIIIPCYNAETTIETCLKSCFEQSYPRLEIVVVNNNSTDGTAAQLAQQQAVAPYPLRIIDCSTQGANPARIEGLRQAQGDYIQWLDADDQLAPDKIQRQVMALERESRYDLAYGDWQWCVYAQQRLVYRQMFVGEPYTDWLLQCLMDNWQPPHTYLWRRQAADRLQTLSAWHPQTPVAMDREYATRAALAGMQPLYVPESLVAYNTGLSPSQITRSTPYAVRVQSLRKMFERFRQQAAQHDELELAHRFLLNQSWDLWQPNFELIGQAEQVCWLRHHETEATMMLRDAAARIVQTWLTLPGAYTLEDQARRIVLQLWQDTVVSIQQTSGLKAALDAKGVAHALAQVVGLVAGVSEHPPVAKTDLHLEPELVALMQGCPLYTPLFGEHRLKVHTVLDSLRQQGWLKRPQDAEALRSSAAQSVE